The Rhinolophus sinicus isolate RSC01 linkage group LG07, ASM3656204v1, whole genome shotgun sequence genomic interval ggcataATCATAGCCCCTACCTCCCAGGGCTGTTGCAGAGATTTAATGAGAACGCAACTGTATGGGGTGCTCGGtgctgaggaaacagaaactaaGACGGTCACTGTTGTCAGTGTCAGGCCCTGGCCATTTGAGGAGTGGCCTCATCACAGGTGCTGAGAATGTTCTGACTTCCTCTCCGTCCCTCAGCAGCCCAACAGCCCTGTGGCCCCCATGGCTCAGCCCAAGGCTCCACCGTCAAGGGCACCCCAGCCAGGATCCACCCCAGCAGCCAAAACAGCCCCCAAAGGCACATCCACCAGAGGTAGGTGCCCCCTCCCGGCCCTGGCTGCCAATCACCTGACCATGGACTGGGCAGCACCTGCTGATGCCCCTGTACCCACAGCCCAGCAGCAACTGGCCTTCCTGGAGGGCCGAAAGAAGCAGCTCCTGCAGGCCGCATTGCGAGCCAAGCAGAAGAACGACATGGAGGGTGCCAAGATGCACCTGCGTCAGGCCAAGGGGCTGGAGCCCATGCTGGAGGCCTCACGTAACGGGCTGCCTGTGGACATCACCAAGGTGAACCCCCGAGGCCTGCTGGATCTTCCCAGGCTTGCCCATTGGGCTCTGACCACTTAGCAGCCATGTGACTTGGAGTATATTAGTCAGGGTGCAGGttgagctgctgtaacaaataggCCCTTCCCAAGACTGGATAAACACGAcagatttttatgtttcttgCATGTAACACTCAGGGTACTCTGGGCTTTGAAAGATAAAGCCCTCCAGAGCCCAGGTTCTTTAAGTGGATCACTGATCTGTCTGTATCCTGCCTATGGGAAgccatgagggaaaaaaagagcgGGCTAAGCAGTATCCTGTAAAGGAAGTGACATGGAGTAGCCATCACTTCTGCTCGCCTCCCATTGGCTAGAACTGAATAACGTGGCTGCACTGatctgcaagggaggctggaacaTGTACTCTCTTGTGGGGCTGCTGTGTGCCCAGCCAGACTTCCACTACTAGGGAAGAGGGTATGGATCAGATTTGGGGGAAACAGTTAACAAGTTCTGCCATTTTGAGCAGGACTATCCACTTCTCTCTGAATATCACTTTTCCccttgggaaagaagaaagagcaggGGCAGAGGACAGAGTGGTGGCCAGGGAAGGTGGCCTACAAAGCCCTGGTGGATGTGCTCATTGCTGACAAGCAGACCCCTCCCCATAAGCCTGGTCCTCCTCAGGTGCCACCTGCCCCTATCAACAAAGACGACTTCGCCCTGGTCCAGCGGCCTGGCCCTGGTCTATCTCAGGAGTCTGCCCGGCGCTATGGTGAACTCACCAAGCTCATAAGGCAACAGCATGAGGTAAGGGGGTCCCCAGCCTGGGTCAGTAGGCCTCCCCCAGGGTCATGGCCCCCCAACCCTCCCCTCACTGTCTTCTACCTCCCTAGATGTGCTTGAACCACTCTAACCAGTTCACTCACCTGGGCAACATTGCTGAAACCAGCAAGTAAGTGCCCCCATGCCCACCTCTGCCAGATGTGTGCACCCCCAGCCCACTTCTGGGACCAGGGACCTGAGTAGGGCTCTCTTGCTGGCAGATTTGAGAAACTGGCAGAGGACTGTAAGCGGAGCATGGAGACTCTGAAGCAGGCTTTCGCCCGAGGTCTCCCCACGCCCACTGCCCGCTTTGAGCAAAGAACTTTCAGTATCATCAAGTAAGGCCCGAACGGTCCCTGGCCCAGACACCCTGTTGAGGAGGGATTTGCCCTCCCCAGAAGCTGGCAGAGGACTTGCCTCTGGAGCAAGTTTGGATGGGTGGCGGGAGtacagcatgtgtaagggtcctGAGGCAGGCATGTGGTGCGAGTGAAGGATGGCAAGGGAAGGGGTGTTGACAGTGACACATTTGGAAATGGGGAAGGTCTAGTAAGTGCATAATGGGCCTGCAGGATGATGGTTGTTGGTCCTGCTCCAGTTAAGTCTTCCTACACTCTGGGGAGTTGGGATCATTTTTCCCACGTACAGATGAGGTTATGTACAGCCCCTGGGGTAACCTAGGATAGCCACCTAGGAAAACCCACACCTGGCTCCCCCACGTCTGCATGGTCTGGCTCTCCATGACTTTCTCTCCACTTGTTGTCCCCACTTTGCTCGCCTCCTGCCACACAGGCCTCTTTCTGGTCCCTTGGATGCACCAAGCATGTTCCTACTTAGGGCCTTTGCCCCAGTGGTTTCCCCTCCCCAGGTCTCCATGTAGCAGCCCCTTCTTGACATCCAGAATCACCTATGATGTCACCTCCACTGAGAcgccctccctgaccaccctgTCTAAAGCAACCCCTCCTGAGTACACTTCAATATCCCCcttattttaattctctgcagagttgctttgtttttttctgtttatatgttTACTGGTCATCTGTCTATTCAGCCAGCTCAGCCTCCATGAGCACAGAGACAGGGTCTCTCTCATTTACTTCTGTTATCCCCAGCCAGGAGGCCACTGgatggcatacagtaggtgcttaagTAATGTCAAATGAAGAGAAGGCCCCATAGCAGCTAGGGCACTGGCTGGCACATGGTAGGGGCTCCAGAAATACTGTTAAATGAAGGGAAGGTCCCACAGCAACAAGGCCACTGGCTGGTGCAAAGTAGATACTAAATAAGTATGTACAGACTGAAGTAAGGGCCCAAAAGTcagccagtggcagagctggacagGGAACTCTAGTTTGTGGAGCCAAGACACTCCCAAAGGCCAGTATGGGGTTTGTTCCCTGCACCCACCGAGGGAAAAGAAGGTGGGCAGGCAGTGGGGCTGAGGTGCCTgtctccccacctgccctccGGAAGGATTTTCCCCGACCTCAGCAGCAATGACATGCTCCTGTTCATCGTGAAGGGCATCAACTTGCCCACGCCCCCAGGTGAGGGGGCACCAGGCAGGGGTCAGGGCTGTGGGGACCACCTCTCTGCCCAGCCCTGACCCTGATTTGCCCACAGGGTTGTCCCCCGGTGACCTGGATGTCTTCGTTCGGTTCGACTTCCCCTATCCCAATGTGGTATGTGAAGAGCTGGAGGGAGATGGGCTCAAGCCCCATCAGGTTGGGGAACGGGTCGGGTAGGCGTCCCAGGCCAGGCCCCAGCCCCCGAGCTTTCATGTCTCCTGTCCGGTCCCAGGAAGAAGCTCAGAAAGACAAGACCAGCGTGATAAAGAACACAGACTCCCCTGGTGAGACATGGGCAGCAGGTCCCCCCCGCCCCCTACAGAAAGAACATGAGACCAGAGCCtgacccctccttccttccctgggcAGAGTTCAAGGAGCAGTTCAAACTGTGCATCAACCGTAGCCACCGAGGCTTCCGAAGGGCTATCCAGACCAAAGGCATCAAGTTCGAAGTGGTCCACAAAGGGTGAGCTGGACAGGGGGTAGGCATTATATGGGCTCGGGGAGAGGGAGCTGCCCTGGGGCAACCATCCTGTCCCCCCTCACACACAGGGGGCTGTTCAAAACTGACCGGGTCCTGGGCACAGCCCAGCTGAAGCTGGATGCCCTGGAGACAGCATGTGAGGTCCGGGAGATCCTTGAGGTGAGAGGTGGACGTTCATCTGAATGCTCCTGTATGGCTATGTCCCTCATTAACATTATGCCTCCTGCCCTGAGCCTCTCAAAGGTTGCCTCTGCtgacccagcccctcccctgggagTCTCAGacctcccccctcccagccctAAATACTCCCAGCACCCTGCTCTATCATGACCACTCGATGTCTCAGTCACACCCGTCGACTTTTGGAAATCATGCTGGTTCTCCTGGATCCCAGTCATGGGCCTCCAGCCACTGCCCGCTTTTCAATAGCTTCCCTTCACGCCCCACCAGGTACTGGATGGTCGCCGGCCAACTGGGGGGAGGCTGGAGGTGATGGTCCGGATTCGAGAGCCACTGACAGCCCAGCAATTGGAGACAACGACTGAGAGGTGGCTGGTCATTGACCCTGTGCCAGCAGCTGTACCCACAGTGagaccccacccacccagcagCAACCCCAGGGAGGGAGGCTCGGTTCAAGGGGGCCAAGATTCATAAGGCTGGTTCTGTCCTTTGAAGCAGGTTGCTGGACCTAAAGGGAAGGCTCCTCCTGTGCCTGCCCCTACGAGGGAGCCGGGAAACAGGTGAGTGGCTGAGCGAGGAAACCCTTCTTCACATCTCAGCCCTTCCTAGACATTTTCCCGTCAGGCACAAATTGGAACATGTTGTTTCCCTGCTTCCAGACCTTCTGTGGCTCCCCTTCTCCTGGAGAATCCAGTTTAAACTCCTCAGCTTGACCTTTAAGACCTTTTTTGATCTGACCATTGTCAATATACTcagccttctctctctccacttgcTCCTATTAGTTCATGGCTACACCTAGTTTTCACTGTCCTCTGGGCTTCTCTGCTACAATTCCCTGAGTACCTCTACCCTCGCACTTGCTCTCTGCTCCTCTGCCCAACTCTGACTCCTGTGGGTCCCAAATTGGCtgttgcctcctccaggaagtcctccctgACTGCCTGGCATTGCAGTTGCCTGGGTGTACAGCCATTATCACCAGTAGGTTGTGGGCATAACAACATGGTGGTGGGCCTGGCTTgtctctggctcttccccagtaGCAGCGTGTCGAATTAATGGGGTCAAGGATGGGGGATGCTTGCACTCCCTCATCCCTATCCCCACCCCGTAGATCCACCCGGCCCCTGCATAGCCTCAGTGTGCTGGCCTTCGACCAAGAGCGTCTAGAGCGGAAGGTGGGTGCCCACCCACTGGGCTAGTGGGGCAGGACTGGGGGAGCTGCAGGCTCAGGCAGGGCCCTCACAGCCTCCTCTGCACCCCCCCAGATCCTGTCCCTCAGGCAGGCACGGCGGCCAGTGCCCCCGGAGGTAGCCCAGCAGTACCAAGACATCATGCAACGCAGCCAgtggcagagggcacagctggaGCAGGGGGGCCCGGGCATCCGGAGGGGTAGGGACTCGGGGACAGGcacatgggggaggggtggtggcagTGGCCCCATCCTGATCCCTGTCTCTCCCTCAGAATACATGGCCCAGCTGGAACGTCAGCTGCAGTTCTACACAGAGGCTGCCCGGCGCCTGGGCAATGATGGCAGCAGGGTGAGCCGGGCAAGGTCCGGGTGGGCACTGGGAGGCCAACGCCGTCAGGGGCTGCCCACTGACCACCCATTGGACCCCTAGGAAGCTGCAAAGGAGGCACTCTATAGGCGGAACCTGGTTGAGAATGAGGTGAGCAGCTCAggtgttgggggtggagggtaggCAGCTGTGGTCATGGCCCCCCCTGATCCCAGCGGCCTCTTCTACAGCTGCAGCGGCTCCGTAGGTGAGGGGTCGATGGGGTTTGTGGCCCCTGGAGATCGGGGAGCAGGCCCGAGGCCCTGGTGCTGGGAGGAGCTGACACAGCTGCAGTCTCAGACCAGACAAGCAGACAATcagcagacaatcagctctggaTGGATGCGTCTCCTGCTGGGCCCACCCAGCCTACCTGGAGCCTCCCTGGCAGTGGGCGTCAGGGAAGGTGCCTGTCCCTTGCCCAGGCCTGGCTTGGTGGGCCTGGGAGAGTCCCGTTTGCACAGCCCAGGGGTATCCAGCCCCTGGCCTGCCCCAGAGGTGGGAGGGTGGCTAGGACCAAGCCCCAAGGCCCCTGCAAGCACTTTACTTCCTGTCCCTCCCTAGCCTTAACCCTGAAGCCCATCCATACCCCAAAGAAGCCTCTGAGGCCAGCCAGAGCCTGGCTGACTCCCCAGGGGGGGTCCCCTGACCCTGCTGGGCGCTAGGGTTGACACATGGAATAAACAGCCAGGGCCACACCCGGCTCACTCGGTCCTGCTCACTCCGTCCTGCCTTTGTTTCTTGCTCTCGGTGGCTGGGATGGGtctcccctcacacacaccctccccaGGGTTAGTAGAAGGGGAGGTACCTATAAGAGGAGCAGGCTGTGAAACGTGTTAGACGCACGTGTGAAGTCCCGTGCATCTGTCATGGGGTCTGTGACCTGCCTGGGGGTGCCTGCCACTCTATGCAGCTCTTCAGCTGGTGGCCTTGGGCGTCTCTGGGTTTATATGTGCCCATACGTGGTGGTGTTTGGTGACTGAAATGTGTCTCAGGGCCTTGAAATCCAGCCCTGCTTCTCACTGGCTGCAGGACCTGGGCCAAATTGCCTGACCCACTTAGCATcctagagcctcagtttcctctgctggACACAGGGATAGTGAGAGCCCGTCCCGCCCCACAAGGTGAAGGGCACCCGGTCAGTGATGAGCACTTGAAAGGTTAGGCTTTATTGTTGCTGTCTCCATCTGTGGGCAGTGGTGACAGGGCTGGCAGGGCTGGCATAGGCTGTGCACCCGATGTGTGAGCTGCATGCCTCAGTCCCTCCCTATGTGTGGAGGCGGTGCCCCAGCTTCCCAGCCATCACGGCTCCGGCGGCCTTGCCCTCAAGGCTTCGGAGAGGCAGCTTGAGGCCCCAGGTGGGTGCTATCTCCTTAGTCCAGGGCCCAGCAGAGCCCCAGGTGTCTGGACTGCTCCGCCGGGCCTCTCGGGCTCAGGGGCCCCATGCCCGGGGCCGACGTGGGGCCGTGGGTGGCAGCTGGACCAGGACCTGCTCTGGGTTACCCGTCGTGTCCACCACATGCAGGTGCAGGAGGCCCAGGAAGGCCTCGGGCGCGATGCTGGTCATGTGAAGCCTGTTGGCCCTGGATCAAGAGGTGGGCATGAGGGCGGGGGTCACAACCATCCTGACCCCCTGGGCCTGCTGGGGTCCCCACAGTCCACAGggccctcccctgcccacctggACCGCCCTCCCCCCCGGCTGTCCTCAGGGCACCTGAGGAAGAGGGCACGCAGGCCAGGTGTGCTGAGGAAGGCTTCGGGGCCCACGTGGCTGATCCGGTTGCTCTGCAGATGCAGCTCCTCCAGGGCCTCAGGCAGGTCGGGGGGCACGAAGGACAGCTCGTTGTGGCTGAGGTCCAGCACCTGGGAAGGTGGGCAGAGATAGGCCCGGCTGGCTGCTCGGCCAAGCCCCAAACCACTCTCCTCCTGGGCCCTCCTCCCCTCCATGCCCAGCCCAGTCCTGCCCCGTCCCATCGTCCCTCTTCATGGCTGCCAAATGCCTCCCCTCAGCAGAGGTAAACTGAGTCCTTTCTGGGTCAGGCCCTGCTGTAGGTGCTGGGGGCCCAGACAGGTCCCCGCCTGCTGTGGGAGATGTTGATTTAATGTCATTCAAAGGGCATTTCGTCTGAGTCCTCATACCCTTCTAACACTCTTCATCATTTACTTACGATCTTTATTGATTACTTTCTCCCTAAGCAGGTGTTTGTGGGGCCAGGGCATCCCCAATGCCTAGAACAGCTCCTGGCACCCACAGATGCTCTAAATTCTGGAATCATCAGCGGTCAGAAGGAGCTAGAGGCCACGGTGTTCACTGAGGAGGTGGAGTGGTGTCTCGAAGGAGCAGGGGGCAGGGACAGCATAGCCAAAGGCCTGGAGGCTGATGTGTCCCATCCATCCCAGGGTCCCCCCCAACACCCACAGGGGGCTCTGTGTGATATCATCTAAGGGCCTCGTGGAAGAGGAGCTGGGCAGGCAGGGGCATGGAGGGGCCATGGGGACCTTCTATGGACTGTCACTGTGGCTAACCAGCCCACCCCTAACCTGGAGGGCCTGTAGCTCATGCCAGGTGCCAGGCCCAATGTCGCCCACACGAAGCCGGTTGTGTGCAAGGCTGAGCTCCCGCAGCTGGTCCAGGCCGGCCAGCGGCTCGGGCTCGAGAGCTCGCAGCTGGTTGCGCTGCAGTCGTAGGGTGTGCAGGCCGATGGGCAGGCCGATGGGCAGCCGCGTCAGCTGGTTGCCGGTCAGGTCTAGGCTGCGTAGGGCACGCAGAGCGCGGAAGGCCCGGCGGTGCACGCGGGCGCTGGCCAGGCGGTTGTAGGCCAGGTTGAGCTCGGCCAGGCCAGGTGTGGAGGTCAGGTCGCGGGCACCCAGCATGGCCACCCGGTTGTGAGGCAGCACCAGAGAGCGCAGGCGGCGGGGCAGCGCCAGGGGCACACGCTCCAACCCGTTGCCGTAGATGTGCAGCGTATGCAGGCCCCGCAGAGGCCGCAGCACCCCGGCAGGCAGCCCTGCGGCCCCCAGCGAGTTGTGCTGAAGCAGCAGGTAGCGCAGACCCCGTGCCCCACGCAGCCGGTCTGCTTCCACCTGACGGATGCGGTTCCGGCCCAGGTGCAGCACCGCCAGGGTGCGGGGCAGGCCGGCGGGCACCGCGGCCAGCTGGTTGTATGACAGATCCAGGTACTCCAAGCGGTGCAGCTTGCTGGTGAGACAGAAGGTCAGCGTGGGTCTGGGCATTCAGCATGGGGGACCAAGCAGGAGGGCCAAGGCGTGGTCCTGAGAGATGTTAGCTGGAAATTCCAACTTTGGGGTGGTGAACTGAGAGATCTAGGTGGGAGGTAAACTTGGGATGATCAGGGCAGGTTCCAGCCTGAGGGTTAGATGTGAGGGTGACCAGGACAGAGTTCTGGATGCAGATCTGCATGTGATAGCTGTGACATTGTATAACAAGATGGCGGCACAGGGGAGTCGGGAGTGAGGAAGGCTGCCAGGTACTCAGgcaagcctggcacacagtaggcactcaccAAATGAGACTGTGGGCTAGGAGTCACACagaggagagggacagagagtgGGAGCCCCAGACTCTGAATTCTCATCTCGGACTGCCAACACAAAGCTGTACTTGTCCCAccccgccccaggccccacctgaAGGTGGTGGCGTCCAGGCCGCTGTCCGTCAGCTGATTGTGCTGGAGGTAGAGCTCACGGAGGTGGGTCTGGCGGCTCAGGGCTCCTCGGGGCACCTTGGCGATGAGGTTGTTCTGGGAAAGGAGGAGTGAATGACACTAAGGGTCCAGGACAGAGGGCAGCAGGGAGCCAGCCACAGAGGACTCTTGAGGGAGTGACAGACAGGGAGCTGGCTTTAGCAAGGCTGCTCACAGCACTTGTGACCAACTTGTGCCAGTGGAAGAGACTCGGAGAAAGATATTTCTAAGATATTTCTGACTGCTGGAATTCTGAGGAGGTGGAGGGGCCCCCCAGGAGAAAGGTTGAAAGGGGCCTGAGGAGGCAAGGCCAGGGGGGTCATGAGGCGAAGAAGGGGCACCTGTAGGTGGAGCCGCTCCAGAGAGGGCGGCAGGCTGGGCGGCAGGTAGCTGAGCTGGTTGTTGGAGAGGCTGAGGGTGGTGACGGCCTCGGAGCCGTGGAAGGCATCAGGGGGTAGGCCGGCGTTGCTCAGCTGGTTGTTGTGGAGGTACACGGACCTGAGGGGAGCCAGGCTCCGGCCACCAGCCTGCCCCCGGGCTCCCCAGCgccctccactcccaccctgcaccccagctcagggctgccttcagtgtgtgtgtgtgtgtgtgtgtgtgtgtgtttctccagacAGAGCATCCCGGACCCTGCCTCCCCCAGACCCCCAGAGCAGGCTCATGAGACCCTCAGACTCCCATGGTGGGGAACGACAAGCCTGGGGGGCCTGGGCTGGGTCAGGGGTTACCTGAGTGCCGGCTTCTCCCCAAAGGTGAGCGGGAAGATCTCTGTCACTTGGTTCGCAGCCAGATCTGCGACTCGCAGGGAACAGGGCAGAAACTGGGGGGCCACTGAGAGCTGTGGGAGCACAACATACTGGTCCTGGTGGCTCCCTTCCAGCCCTGTGCTGTCCCCTCTGCACTCGGTGCTGTGTGATGTTGGCCAGGCCAGGTCTGGTCTGGGGTGGGGTTCGGGTGGGTACCTCACCTTGTTGTGGGCCACGTAGATGTGCTGCAGCTGGGTGAGGGATTCGAAGGCCTCGTCAGGCAGGCCTAGGAGCAGGGCAGGCGGTGAGGGGACCCCAGGCCTGGCAGAGGGTGAGGGACAGGGGGACTCTGTGCTCCCAGCTACCCAGAGCTCCTGGCCAGGGACTGGCAGAGGCTCCTCCAGGCATCCCCCTCCCTGTCCGCAAAAGCCACAGCGCCCCCCCATCCCTAGTTTCCATCCTGCTCAGCAAAGGGCAATTCTGGGAACTGCCACAGAGCTGCCCACAGACCCAGCGGGGGGAGGAAGAGGGCTGCTGGGACCCTGCGGGAGGGGCGGCCTCCTGTTGTCCCCTCACCCTCAGAGGAGATGAGATTGTTGTGCAGGTTGAGGGTCCGTAGGTCGCTGAGACGTGACAGTTCATTGTAGGGGAGCTCCTGGAGCTGGTTGTTCTGGAGGTTGGAGGACATTCGCACCCCTGACCCTAATGTCCCTGAGTCCTTAACAAGTGACCCCAGCCCTGATTTTCAGCTCCCCATCACCCTAAACAAGAGAGCCCCAACATCCCTGTCACCCCCACAGTTGGTCCCAAATGCCCCATTACCCCATAACCAAAAAGACATCAATCCCAACACCCCATCCGCCCCTACCCTTAACCCTTGACACCCATCACCCTCACCCCAAACAACCCCATAACTGCCAAGACACTGATGCCCACCACCCCATCACCTCCACAATTGACCCCAAGTGTTCTATCACTCTAACTCCAAACAACCCCATAACCACTAAGATGTTGACCCCTGACACCCCAAATCCTCAGTCTCTCCCACATCCAATATCTGTACCCCCACTTCCTCTCACCTCTGATATGCAGACCCCAACACTCACCAAACCCAACACCTGCACACCCAACACCTTACCCTTCATGTGGACTCCACACCCCATCACCCTCCACCCCAGCACTTCCCACACTGGTGCCCCCAGCATGCACCCtgcgcgcccccccccccacctgcaGGGAGAGGTGCTGAGCGGCCCTGGTAATGTTGTTGGGGAACACCCGCAGGTCCCGGCCATCGCAGTCCACCATGTCGGCCCGGGGGCAGGAGCAGCGCGGGGggcaggcccagggcaggggctgtgagCTCTCCCCCAGGTGGGGGAAGGCGGCGTCCTCCATGCCGGGGGCAGCTGGGGAGCCAGGAAGCAGTAGGAGCAGCAGCAGGCTTAGCTGCTGGGAGTGGAGGGACTGGGTCAGGGTGTCGCCAGGTTGGGCACAGGGTCGCCATGGTGACAGAAGCATCCCCTAATGGGGTGTGGGGGTAGGCAGGCCCCACCCTCAGACCCTCCTCCGCCCCACCTCACCATAGCCAGCCCCAATTCTGCCGTCTTGCCTGAACTGCCGACCAGGGCTTCCTAATGGAAACCAGGCGGTCACCTCCTGGAGCCTCTGCCGTGGCTGCCACCGCCCCCCATCTCAGCACAGGCCACCCTCCCTGCAGCCTGCTCCCCCAGGAGCTCAAGAGAGCTGGCCTACCCCCTTCCCCGCCTttgggagggtgggtgggctgCCGGATGGGGTGGTGAGGACAGTCCAACCCAGCCCGTCCCCttggtcccccacccccagctctgcttGCGTAACCTCAGCCAGCCTGGGCCAGGCCACGGGAGCAAGGAATGTTTGGGGGAAAGCTGAAATTCACCCTGTCTGGTATTTGGGCCAACCGCAGGagtaggggtgggggcagaggagtgGGGGATGCTTCAGCCGCAGGAGGGTCCCCAAGGAACTGGGGCTGGTGACGAGGGGTCAGGGCAGGCCTGGGCTTAGCCTGCCAGCCCAGACACTGTCTTGAGGGCTCTCAGCCAGGTCTGCCatctgggcccctccccctctccccctacCAGCTGGCCTCACTAGCAGCcagactccccccaccccaaatggcCACAGCCACCGCCCAAAAGGAAATTACACGTATGGAGGCACCAGCCTGGCGGTTAAGGATGTGCACTCAGGGCCAGCCTGCTTGGGCCTGAACCTAGGCTCAGCCACCtccctgggcctcggtttcccatTCTGCAAAGTGAGGGAAAGGTTGTCTCACCTCCTGGGAGGggtgagaagattaaatgagataatgcctaTGAAGTGGGGAAACAGCATCCAACACATCCCAGCCCTTGATGCCAGGTGTGTGCCACCAGGTGAGGAAACCAGTCTCTGCCCCCAATCTGATCCCTAAGACATGCCACTTACTGGTGAGGTGACTTCAGCTAAGTCATTTtccttcctgagcctcagctgTCCCACacataaaatggagatgacagaAGACCCTTCCTCAAAGGGCTGTCACAGGGAAAACCCAGGTAGCAGACAGAACATTCTAAGAACGGCATCTGCCCCTCACAAGCACTCAGTGGCTGAGGCGGTGGGCTGCTCACAGCGTGTGAAGGAGGTTGGGATCTCCCGGAAGCAGAGCTGGAGACAAGGTATGTGTG includes:
- the PODNL1 gene encoding podocan-like protein 1 isoform X2, whose amino-acid sequence is MLSLLLLLLLPGSPAAPGMEDAAFPHLGESSQPLPWACPPRCSCPRADMVDCDGRDLRVFPNNITRAAQHLSLQNNQLQELPYNELSRLSDLRTLNLHNNLISSEGLPDEAFESLTQLQHIYVAHNKLSVAPQFLPCSLRVADLAANQVTEIFPLTFGEKPALRSVYLHNNQLSNAGLPPDAFHGSEAVTTLSLSNNQLSYLPPSLPPSLERLHLQNNLIAKVPRGALSRQTHLRELYLQHNQLTDSGLDATTFSKLHRLEYLDLSYNQLAAVPAGLPRTLAVLHLGRNRIRQVEADRLRGARGLRYLLLQHNSLGAAGLPAGVLRPLRGLHTLHIYGNGLERVPLALPRRLRSLVLPHNRVAMLGARDLTSTPGLAELNLAYNRLASARVHRRAFRALRALRSLDLTGNQLTRLPIGLPIGLHTLRLQRNQLRALEPEPLAGLDQLRELSLAHNRLRVGDIGPGTWHELQALQVLDLSHNELSFVPPDLPEALEELHLQSNRISHVGPEAFLSTPGLRALFLRANRLHMTSIAPEAFLGLLHLHVVDTTGNPEQVLVQLPPTAPRRPRAWGP
- the PODNL1 gene encoding podocan-like protein 1 isoform X1, whose translation is MLLSPWRPCAQPGDTLTQSLHSQQLSLLLLLLLPGSPAAPGMEDAAFPHLGESSQPLPWACPPRCSCPRADMVDCDGRDLRVFPNNITRAAQHLSLQNNQLQELPYNELSRLSDLRTLNLHNNLISSEGLPDEAFESLTQLQHIYVAHNKLSVAPQFLPCSLRVADLAANQVTEIFPLTFGEKPALRSVYLHNNQLSNAGLPPDAFHGSEAVTTLSLSNNQLSYLPPSLPPSLERLHLQNNLIAKVPRGALSRQTHLRELYLQHNQLTDSGLDATTFSKLHRLEYLDLSYNQLAAVPAGLPRTLAVLHLGRNRIRQVEADRLRGARGLRYLLLQHNSLGAAGLPAGVLRPLRGLHTLHIYGNGLERVPLALPRRLRSLVLPHNRVAMLGARDLTSTPGLAELNLAYNRLASARVHRRAFRALRALRSLDLTGNQLTRLPIGLPIGLHTLRLQRNQLRALEPEPLAGLDQLRELSLAHNRLRVGDIGPGTWHELQALQVLDLSHNELSFVPPDLPEALEELHLQSNRISHVGPEAFLSTPGLRALFLRANRLHMTSIAPEAFLGLLHLHVVDTTGNPEQVLVQLPPTAPRRPRAWGP